A genomic stretch from Streptococcus oralis includes:
- a CDS encoding DUF896 family protein, protein MDPKKIARINELAKKKKTEGLTSAEKVEQAKLREEYIEGYRRSVRHHIEGIKIVDEEGNDVTPEKLRQVQREKGLHGRSLDDPNS, encoded by the coding sequence ATGGATCCGAAAAAAATCGCTCGTATTAACGAGCTTGCCAAAAAGAAAAAAACAGAAGGCTTAACTTCTGCTGAAAAAGTGGAACAAGCTAAACTTCGTGAGGAGTACATCGAAGGCTATCGTCGTTCTGTTCGCCACCATATTGAAGGAATCAAAATTGTGGACGAGGAAGGAAATGACGTCACACCAGAAAAACTACGTCAGGTACAACGTGAAAAAGGTTTGCATGGGCGTAGTTTAGATGATCCCAACTCATAA
- the glyS gene encoding glycine--tRNA ligase subunit beta, which yields MTKNLLVELGLEELPAYVVTPSEKQLGEKMAAFLKENRLSFEAIQTFSTPRRLAVRVTGLADKQSDLTEDFKGPAKKIALDSDGNFTKAAQGFVRGKGLTVEDIEFREIKGEEYVYVTKEEVGQPVESIVPGVVDVLKSLTFPVSMHWANNTFEYIRPVHTLTVLLDEQEFDLDFLDIKGGRVSRGHRFLGQETKIQSALSYEEDLRKQFVIADPREREQMIVDQIKAIEAEQGVRIEIDADLLNEVLNLVEYPTAFMGSFDAKYLEVPEEVLVTSMKEHQRYFVVRDQDGKLLPNFISVRNGNAEHLENVIKGNEKVLVARLEDGEFFWREDQKLVISDLVEKLNHVTFHEKIGSLREHMIRTGQIAILLAEKAGLSVDETVDLARAAAIYKFDLLTGMVGEFDELQGIMGEKYALLAGETPAVAAAIREHYMPTSAEGELPESKVGAILAIADKLDTILSFFSVGLIPSGSNDPYALRRATQGVVRILDAFGWHIAMDELIDSLYDLKFDSLTYENKAEVMDFIKARVDKMMGSTPKDIKEAVLASLNFVVADMLEAASALVEASKQEDFKPSVESLSRAFNLAEKAEGTDTVDPALFENEEEKALAEAVESLVLSGTAGQQLEQLFALSPIIDAFFENTMVMAEDQDVRQNRLAILSQLTKKAAKLARFNQINTK from the coding sequence ATGACAAAAAACTTATTAGTAGAACTCGGTCTTGAAGAGTTACCAGCCTACGTAGTAACTCCTAGTGAAAAACAACTAGGTGAAAAAATGGCAGCCTTCCTCAAGGAAAACCGCCTGTCTTTTGAAGCCATTCAAACCTTCTCAACACCACGTCGTTTGGCTGTTCGTGTGACTGGTCTTGCAGACAAACAGTCTGATTTAACAGAAGATTTCAAGGGACCAGCAAAGAAAATTGCCTTGGATAGTGATGGAAACTTCACTAAAGCAGCTCAAGGATTTGTCCGTGGAAAAGGCTTGACAGTTGAAGATATTGAATTCCGTGAAATCAAGGGTGAAGAATATGTCTATGTTACTAAGGAAGAAGTGGGCCAACCGGTTGAATCCATTGTTCCAGGTGTAGTAGACGTCTTGAAGTCACTAACTTTCCCTGTCAGCATGCACTGGGCTAACAACACTTTTGAATATATCCGCCCTGTACACACTTTGACAGTTCTCTTGGACGAGCAAGAGTTTGATTTGGATTTCCTTGATATCAAGGGCGGTCGTGTGAGTCGCGGCCATCGTTTCTTGGGACAAGAAACTAAGATTCAGTCAGCATTGAGCTATGAAGAAGACCTTCGTAAACAATTTGTAATTGCGGATCCTCGTGAACGTGAGCAAATGATTGTTGATCAAATCAAAGCAATCGAAGCTGAACAAGGCGTACGCATCGAAATTGATGCTGACTTGTTGAATGAAGTCTTGAACTTGGTTGAATACCCAACTGCCTTTATGGGAAGTTTTGATGCCAAATACCTTGAAGTTCCAGAAGAAGTTTTGGTGACTTCGATGAAGGAACACCAACGTTACTTTGTTGTCCGTGATCAAGATGGTAAACTCTTGCCAAACTTCATTTCAGTCCGTAACGGAAATGCAGAGCATTTGGAAAATGTCATCAAGGGGAATGAAAAAGTCCTAGTTGCCCGCTTGGAAGACGGAGAATTCTTCTGGCGTGAAGACCAAAAATTGGTCATTTCAGATCTTGTTGAAAAATTGAACCATGTGACCTTCCACGAAAAGATTGGTTCTCTTCGTGAACACATGATTCGTACGGGGCAGATTGCCATTCTCTTGGCAGAAAAAGCTGGTTTGTCAGTGGATGAAACAGTTGACCTAGCGCGTGCAGCAGCTATTTACAAATTTGACTTGTTGACGGGTATGGTCGGTGAGTTTGATGAACTCCAAGGTATTATGGGTGAGAAATATGCCCTTCTTGCTGGTGAAACTCCAGCAGTTGCGGCTGCTATTCGTGAACACTATATGCCTACATCAGCCGAAGGAGAACTTCCAGAGAGCAAGGTTGGAGCCATTCTAGCCATTGCAGACAAATTGGATACGATTTTGAGTTTCTTCTCAGTAGGCTTGATCCCATCAGGTTCTAATGATCCTTATGCCCTTCGTCGTGCGACGCAAGGTGTGGTTCGTATCTTGGATGCCTTTGGTTGGCATATTGCTATGGATGAGCTGATCGATAGCCTTTATGATCTAAAATTCGACAGCTTAACTTATGAAAATAAAGCAGAGGTCATGGACTTTATCAAGGCTCGTGTTGATAAGATGATGGGTTCAACTCCAAAAGACATTAAGGAAGCGGTCCTTGCAAGTTTGAACTTTGTTGTGGCAGATATGCTAGAAGCAGCAAGTGCTCTCGTAGAAGCAAGCAAGCAAGAAGATTTCAAACCGTCTGTCGAATCCCTCTCACGTGCTTTCAATTTGGCTGAAAAAGCCGAAGGAACTGATACTGTTGATCCTGCCCTCTTTGAGAATGAAGAAGAGAAAGCCTTGGCAGAAGCAGTGGAATCACTCGTTTTGTCAGGTACTGCAGGTCAGCAATTAGAACAACTCTTTGCACTTAGCCCAATTATTGATGCTTTCTTTGAAAATACCATGGTAATGGCTGAAGATCAGGATGTCCGTCAAAATCGCTTGGCTATCTTGTCGCAATTAACCAAGAAAGCCGCTAAACTTGCACGTTTCAATCAAATTAATACCAAATAA
- a CDS encoding TetR/AcrR family transcriptional regulator, whose product MATAFTTEEKEVIRKKLHKVAKECLQRYGVKKTTVDQMAAMVDISKGSFYNFYSSKEMLFFAVLEEYQIDVMNRLTEQLDMEAKIDTSRLVELLYDFYQGFRYSFMYTIFKNNEMELLIRKLPKEAITNHHLIDDRMVKKIVSRINIKENVSVEIVSALFRTIAMTILHIEEIGEEQFDIALKFVIQGIVEQITKEDR is encoded by the coding sequence ATGGCTACTGCTTTTACTACTGAAGAAAAAGAAGTAATTAGAAAGAAATTACATAAAGTTGCAAAGGAATGCCTTCAAAGATATGGGGTTAAGAAAACCACAGTTGACCAGATGGCAGCAATGGTAGATATTTCCAAAGGTTCTTTTTATAATTTTTATTCCTCAAAAGAAATGTTATTTTTTGCGGTCTTAGAAGAATATCAAATAGATGTTATGAATCGCCTGACAGAACAATTAGATATGGAAGCCAAGATAGATACAAGTCGTCTGGTAGAGTTACTTTATGATTTTTATCAAGGTTTTCGCTATTCATTTATGTATACCATATTTAAAAATAATGAAATGGAATTACTCATAAGAAAATTGCCGAAAGAGGCGATAACAAATCATCATCTGATAGACGATAGGATGGTTAAAAAAATTGTGTCTCGAATCAACATTAAAGAAAATGTATCGGTAGAAATCGTCTCTGCTTTATTTAGAACGATTGCTATGACTATATTACACATCGAGGAAATCGGTGAAGAACAATTTGATATCGCATTGAAGTTCGTTATACAAGGAATTGTTGAGCAAATTACTAAGGAGGATAGGTAA